From a single Georhizobium profundi genomic region:
- the maiA gene encoding maleylacetoacetate isomerase, with amino-acid sequence MVFYGYFRSSAAYRCRIAFNLKGISPENRYVHLRKNGGEQKMPTFTALNPQGLVPALEIDGAVLTQSLAIIEWLEETQGGPALLPSDPLERAEVRAFAQVIACDTHPLQNLRVLDYLKGPLGHNQAQADDWCREWIGRGLSACEALLERRNEETPFCFGETPGLADICLVPQMFSAARFGVDLTAMPRLRAVERACNALYAFADAHPSRQPDTEA; translated from the coding sequence ATGGTCTTTTATGGCTATTTCCGATCGTCGGCGGCCTATCGCTGCCGCATCGCCTTCAACCTGAAGGGCATCAGCCCCGAAAACCGGTACGTGCATCTGCGCAAGAATGGGGGCGAGCAGAAGATGCCGACCTTCACGGCACTCAACCCGCAGGGCCTCGTGCCGGCTTTAGAGATCGATGGTGCCGTGCTCACGCAATCGCTGGCGATCATCGAATGGCTGGAGGAAACACAAGGCGGGCCAGCACTTTTGCCGAGTGACCCGCTGGAGCGCGCGGAGGTGCGCGCATTCGCGCAAGTGATCGCCTGCGACACCCACCCGCTGCAGAATTTGCGCGTGCTCGACTACCTGAAGGGCCCGCTCGGGCACAACCAGGCGCAGGCGGATGACTGGTGCCGGGAATGGATCGGGCGCGGACTTTCCGCATGCGAGGCGTTGCTCGAGCGCCGCAATGAAGAAACACCTTTCTGTTTCGGTGAGACGCCGGGGCTTGCCGACATCTGCCTCGTTCCGCAAATGTTTTCGGCCGCCCGCTTCGGCGTCGATCTCACTGCCATGCCGCGCCTCAGGGCGGTCGAACGGGCGTGCAACGCACTCTACGCATTCGCCGATGCGCATCCCTCGCGTCAGCCCGACACCGAAGCTTGA
- a CDS encoding peroxiredoxin: MGLRINDTAPDFTAETTQGTINFHEWIGDGWAVLFSHPKNFTPVCTTELGYMAGLADEFAKRNAKIIGISVDPVENHGKWKEDIKIATGHSVEYPLIGDKDLKVAKLYDMLPAEAGDSSEGRTPADNATVRSVFVVGPDKKVKLILTYPMTTGRNFDEILRAIDSIQLTAKHQVATPAQWKQGEDVIITAGVSDEDAEKRFGSFERVLPYLRKTKQPAA; the protein is encoded by the coding sequence ATGGGTCTTCGCATCAACGACACGGCGCCCGACTTCACCGCTGAAACCACGCAAGGGACGATAAATTTCCACGAGTGGATCGGAGACGGTTGGGCAGTTCTCTTTTCGCATCCGAAGAACTTCACGCCGGTATGCACCACGGAACTTGGCTACATGGCCGGCCTCGCCGATGAATTCGCCAAGCGCAACGCCAAGATCATCGGCATTTCGGTCGATCCCGTCGAGAACCACGGCAAGTGGAAGGAAGACATCAAGATCGCGACCGGCCACTCGGTCGAGTACCCGCTGATCGGCGACAAGGATCTGAAAGTCGCGAAGCTTTACGACATGCTGCCGGCCGAAGCAGGCGACAGTTCCGAAGGCCGTACACCGGCCGACAATGCAACTGTTCGCTCTGTATTCGTCGTCGGTCCGGACAAGAAGGTGAAGCTGATCCTCACCTATCCGATGACGACCGGTCGCAATTTCGATGAGATCCTGCGGGCGATCGATTCCATCCAGCTGACGGCCAAGCACCAGGTGGCGACGCCGGCGCAGTGGAAGCAGGGCGAAGATGTCATCATCACCGCCGGTGTTTCCGACGAAGATGCCGAAAAGCGCTTCGGATCGTTCGAGCGTGTGCTGCCTTACCTGCGCAAAACGAAGCAGCCTGCGGCCTGA
- a CDS encoding GFA family protein: protein MRVDGACHCGAIAFTAEIDPDRVTICHCTDCQRLTGTAYRISVSTRRVDFALLRGQPQRYVKVAESGNRREQAFCSTCGTPLWSADADNEESPLGLRVGTFAQRTMLAPVRQIWCGSALPWSQDLRALPKSSAE, encoded by the coding sequence ATGAGAGTGGACGGCGCCTGTCATTGCGGAGCAATCGCCTTCACGGCTGAGATCGACCCCGATCGTGTCACCATTTGTCACTGCACCGACTGCCAGCGGCTGACGGGCACCGCCTACCGCATCTCGGTCTCGACGCGGCGGGTCGATTTCGCTCTGCTGCGTGGCCAGCCTCAGCGCTATGTGAAGGTGGCTGAAAGCGGCAACCGACGCGAGCAGGCGTTCTGTTCGACATGCGGCACGCCGCTATGGTCGGCAGATGCGGACAATGAGGAGAGCCCGCTGGGACTAAGGGTAGGCACGTTTGCCCAGCGTACGATGCTTGCGCCCGTCAGGCAGATCTGGTGCGGATCCGCATTGCCGTGGTCGCAGGATCTGCGCGCGCTGCCAAAATCATCGGCGGAATGA